A genome region from Fervidobacterium changbaicum includes the following:
- a CDS encoding OadG family protein, producing the protein MPIEATVTQLSQTLQATQLINEAASLVQTTAQTATQTTSLPIELTVTIVGITTVFLVFVILYAIFKLMEYFGVSKNKQMKIPSVKAPGETREEQSIQTTQNISEKSIQPTSQTKVDESEEIAAVFGAIYAVLGTNVVVRSVTKVPPNATRTTRIKGQRGWEEWRTYGWRGGNRW; encoded by the coding sequence ATGCCTATTGAAGCTACGGTAACACAATTATCTCAAACACTCCAAGCTACTCAACTAATTAACGAGGCGGCGTCATTGGTTCAAACAACAGCTCAAACCGCTACACAGACAACATCATTGCCAATAGAACTCACAGTGACAATTGTTGGAATAACGACTGTTTTCCTTGTTTTTGTAATACTTTACGCGATATTTAAACTGATGGAATATTTTGGAGTAAGCAAGAATAAGCAGATGAAAATTCCATCAGTAAAAGCACCTGGTGAAACTAGAGAAGAACAATCTATACAAACTACGCAAAATATCTCGGAAAAAAGCATTCAACCTACTTCACAAACGAAAGTAGATGAATCTGAAGAAATAGCGGCCGTTTTTGGCGCAATCTATGCTGTACTTGGAACAAACGTTGTTGTTAGGTCTGTAACCAAGGTTCCTCCAAATGCAACAAGGACTACAAGAATCAAAGGACAGCGTGGATGGGAAGAATGGAGAACATACGGATGGCGAGGTGGAAATAGATGGTGA
- a CDS encoding acyl-CoA carboxylase subunit beta yields MEELIQQLKSIEAEVEQGGGQDKIEKQHAEGKLTARERLQLLFDEGTFEEIDKFVKHRNTMFGLDKMKLPADGVVTGIGKVNGRPVAAFSQDFTVMGGSLGEMHAKKIMKVMDLALKMGIPLVGINDSGGARIQEGVDSLYGYGEIFFRNTIASGVIPQITVIAGPCAGGAVYSPAITDFVVMVDKTAQMFITGPNVIKAVTGEDISKEDLGGAFVHNTKSGNAHFLASDDKQAIEMVKKLISYIPQNNMEEPPFEGEVTVPNSSDIHTIVPVDPKKGFDVRDVIKKVVDEGTFFEVHEHFAKNIVVGFARINGRSVGIVANQPNYLAGVLDIDSSDKAARFIRFLDAFNIPIITFVDTPGYLPGTKQEHGGIIRHGAKLLYAYSEATVPKITIILRKAYGGAYIAMGSKHLGADFVAAWPTAEIAVMGPDGAANIIFKKEIDSSENPEETRKQKIEEYRQLFANPYVAASRGYIDAVIDPAETRTWIEKALEYSATKVESRPRKKHGNIPL; encoded by the coding sequence ATGGAAGAACTTATACAGCAGCTCAAATCCATAGAAGCTGAAGTTGAACAAGGTGGTGGCCAGGACAAAATAGAAAAGCAACATGCAGAAGGGAAATTAACAGCTCGCGAAAGACTCCAGTTGCTATTTGACGAAGGAACATTTGAGGAAATCGATAAGTTTGTTAAACATAGAAATACCATGTTTGGACTCGATAAGATGAAGCTACCCGCTGATGGTGTTGTGACAGGCATTGGAAAAGTAAACGGGAGACCTGTTGCCGCATTTTCACAGGACTTTACAGTTATGGGTGGTTCACTTGGTGAAATGCACGCAAAAAAGATAATGAAGGTAATGGATTTGGCGCTTAAAATGGGCATCCCGCTTGTTGGGATAAACGATTCTGGCGGTGCGCGAATACAAGAAGGTGTTGATTCACTTTACGGCTACGGAGAGATATTCTTCAGGAACACAATAGCTTCCGGTGTAATACCACAAATCACCGTTATCGCAGGTCCATGCGCCGGAGGGGCGGTTTATTCTCCAGCAATAACAGATTTTGTCGTGATGGTTGACAAAACGGCACAGATGTTTATCACCGGTCCAAACGTCATAAAGGCTGTTACAGGCGAAGACATATCAAAAGAAGACCTCGGAGGTGCGTTCGTTCACAACACCAAGAGCGGAAACGCGCATTTCTTAGCGTCAGATGATAAACAAGCTATAGAAATGGTTAAAAAACTAATTTCTTACATTCCGCAGAACAATATGGAAGAACCACCTTTTGAAGGGGAAGTGACAGTTCCAAATAGTTCAGATATTCACACGATAGTTCCTGTTGATCCTAAGAAAGGTTTTGACGTACGTGATGTGATAAAGAAAGTTGTCGACGAAGGAACGTTTTTCGAGGTGCACGAACATTTTGCAAAGAACATAGTTGTTGGCTTTGCAAGAATCAACGGAAGGTCTGTTGGAATTGTTGCAAACCAACCAAACTACCTTGCTGGTGTGCTTGATATAGACTCCTCTGACAAAGCGGCAAGGTTTATAAGGTTCTTGGATGCGTTCAACATTCCGATTATCACATTTGTTGATACACCGGGATATCTACCAGGAACAAAACAAGAGCACGGAGGAATAATCAGGCATGGCGCCAAATTGCTGTACGCTTACAGTGAGGCTACGGTTCCAAAAATAACGATAATCTTGAGAAAGGCATACGGTGGGGCGTATATCGCGATGGGCAGTAAACACCTAGGGGCTGATTTTGTAGCTGCCTGGCCGACGGCAGAAATTGCTGTTATGGGTCCGGATGGCGCAGCCAATATCATATTCAAAAAAGAAATTGACTCTTCCGAAAATCCAGAAGAAACAAGAAAACAGAAAATAGAAGAGTACAGACAACTCTTTGCAAATCCATATGTCGCAGCATCAAGAGGTTATATAGATGCCGTAATTGATCCAGCAGAAACAAGAACGTGGATCGAAAAAGCACTTGAGTACAGTGCGACAAAAGTTGAGTCAAGACCGAGGAAAAAACACGGAAACATACCGCTGTAA
- the mce gene encoding methylmalonyl-CoA epimerase — MHTNRIDHIGIAVKDAKEKLKLYKDFLGLEVTEIEELPERGLRVYFIKVGDTRIELLEPMNENSEVSGFLEKKGEGIHHIAFNVHGIDEAVVLAKSHGLQPLSEEPKPGAGGTRVLFLHPKTTGGVLIELVEGEH; from the coding sequence ATGCATACAAACAGAATAGACCATATTGGAATAGCGGTTAAAGATGCAAAAGAAAAGCTAAAACTGTACAAAGATTTTCTGGGATTAGAAGTTACAGAAATTGAGGAACTTCCCGAACGGGGGCTAAGAGTTTACTTTATAAAAGTCGGAGATACACGAATCGAATTGCTTGAACCGATGAATGAAAATTCGGAAGTTTCAGGCTTCCTTGAAAAGAAGGGCGAGGGAATCCATCACATTGCCTTTAACGTACACGGTATCGACGAAGCCGTGGTTTTGGCAAAGTCTCACGGGCTTCAACCACTATCTGAAGAACCAAAGCCTGGTGCTGGTGGAACAAGAGTTTTGTTCCTACATCCGAAAACAACAGGAGGAGTTTTAATTGAGCTCGTGGAAGGTGAACATTGA